In Nocardioides marinus, one DNA window encodes the following:
- a CDS encoding Fpg/Nei family DNA glycosylase has protein sequence MPEGHTLHRLAGELSATFAGRVVRVTSPQGRFAESAALVDGSVLAGAEAWGKHVFIAFPEDRFVHVHLGLYGTFLVHPAVQEVPAPVGQVRMRLGAGAPGAASYADLRGATTCALLTGAERADVVARQGPDPLRADADPDLAWERIRRSRSPIGGLLMDQSVLAGVGNVYRAEVLFRHRLDPMRPGRTLRASQWRAMWEDLVVLMAEGVRTGRIDTVRPEHTPEAMGRPPRRDDHGGEVYVYRRHQQPCHVCGATVRTAELQGRNLFWCPRCQPRFRSRAAS, from the coding sequence GTGCCCGAGGGGCACACCCTCCACCGGCTCGCCGGTGAGCTGAGCGCGACCTTCGCCGGTCGCGTGGTGCGCGTCACCAGCCCGCAAGGGCGCTTCGCCGAGTCTGCGGCGCTGGTCGACGGGTCGGTCCTGGCCGGTGCGGAGGCCTGGGGCAAGCACGTGTTCATCGCCTTCCCCGAGGACCGGTTCGTGCACGTCCACCTCGGGCTCTACGGCACCTTCCTCGTGCACCCCGCGGTGCAGGAGGTCCCCGCACCCGTCGGGCAGGTCCGGATGCGGCTCGGGGCCGGAGCGCCCGGCGCTGCGTCGTACGCCGACCTGCGCGGCGCCACGACGTGCGCGCTGCTCACCGGGGCCGAGCGCGCGGACGTGGTCGCGCGTCAGGGCCCCGACCCGTTGCGGGCCGACGCGGACCCGGACCTCGCGTGGGAGCGGATCCGGCGCAGCCGGTCGCCGATCGGGGGCCTGCTGATGGACCAGAGCGTGCTGGCGGGCGTGGGCAACGTCTACCGGGCCGAGGTGCTGTTCCGGCACCGGCTGGACCCGATGCGCCCGGGGCGCACGCTGCGCGCCTCGCAGTGGCGGGCGATGTGGGAGGACCTGGTGGTCCTGATGGCCGAGGGCGTGCGCACGGGGCGGATCGACACGGTCCGTCCCGAGCACACCCCGGAGGCCATGGGGCGGCCGCCGCGCCGCGACGACCACGGCGGTGAGGTCTACGTCTACCGCCGTCACCAGCAGCCCTGCCACGTGTGCGGGGCGACCGTGCGCACCGCCGAGCTCCAGGGCCGCAACCTGTTCTGGTGCCCCCGCTGCCAACCGCGCTTCCGCTCCCGGGCGGCGTCGTGA
- a CDS encoding N-acetylmuramoyl-L-alanine amidase yields the protein MSRRLALPPVHRRRLLGGAAALGAAVTVPLAARVSAETGSARLPADEVPLEAPRSAARGSDSTWRTGPMDTEAFALVGLTWDAGARTPTRVRVRTRQAGSWTSWRTLPLLTDGPDTSTAEGRAARRGTQPLWVGSADGVEVSLGGARPDGLRLSLVDPGRDTAAAARAGADPGEDPTDEPSDEPSATTSPTADPGEDPAVEPTDPTGEPTTRAKVRAPQPDLRSRKDWGADESWRDGKPVLCRTIQQVHVHHTASGNDYSRQDVPALIRSFYRYHTRSLGWSDIGYNFLVDRFGRTWVGRAGGPSRPIRGAHTLGFNHTSVGIAVIGNYESAAAVDRIVTAVVRLAAWKLDRYDRKPRGRTRVYSHGSDKYPKGWVKLKVIDGHRDTNDTACPGDRLYAKLPEIRRRTHLHVKRWS from the coding sequence ATGTCTCGGCGTCTCGCTCTTCCCCCCGTCCACCGCCGCCGCCTCCTGGGCGGCGCGGCCGCCCTCGGTGCTGCTGTGACGGTGCCGCTCGCCGCTCGGGTCTCCGCCGAGACCGGCTCAGCGCGACTGCCCGCCGACGAGGTGCCGCTCGAGGCGCCTCGCTCGGCCGCCCGCGGCTCGGACAGCACGTGGCGCACCGGGCCGATGGACACCGAGGCGTTCGCGCTGGTCGGCCTCACGTGGGACGCCGGGGCGAGGACCCCGACCCGGGTGCGGGTGCGCACGCGGCAGGCGGGCTCCTGGACCTCCTGGCGCACGCTGCCGCTCCTCACCGACGGGCCGGACACGAGCACCGCCGAGGGCCGGGCCGCGCGGCGGGGCACCCAGCCGCTGTGGGTCGGGTCGGCGGACGGCGTGGAGGTCTCCCTCGGCGGCGCGAGACCCGACGGGCTGCGGCTCTCCCTCGTCGACCCCGGTCGGGACACCGCGGCAGCTGCCCGCGCCGGTGCCGACCCCGGGGAGGACCCCACCGACGAGCCCAGTGACGAGCCCAGTGCCACGACCTCGCCCACGGCTGACCCGGGCGAGGACCCGGCGGTCGAGCCGACCGACCCGACGGGGGAGCCCACGACCAGGGCGAAGGTCCGTGCCCCGCAGCCGGACCTGCGCAGCCGCAAGGACTGGGGCGCCGACGAGTCGTGGCGCGACGGCAAGCCCGTCCTGTGCCGCACGATCCAGCAGGTCCACGTGCACCACACGGCCTCGGGCAACGACTACTCCCGCCAGGACGTCCCCGCCCTGATCCGCTCGTTCTACCGCTACCACACGCGCTCGCTGGGGTGGTCCGACATCGGCTACAACTTCCTGGTCGACCGGTTCGGCCGGACCTGGGTGGGCCGGGCCGGCGGGCCCAGCCGACCGATCCGCGGCGCCCACACCCTGGGCTTCAACCACACCTCGGTCGGCATCGCCGTGATCGGCAACTACGAGTCCGCGGCAGCCGTGGACCGCATCGTCACCGCCGTCGTCCGGCTGGCCGCCTGGAAGCTCGACCGCTACGACCGCAAGCCGCGAGGGCGCACCCGCGTCTACAGCCACGGCTCGGACAAGTACCCCAAGGGCTGGGTGAAGCTGAAGGTCATCGACGGGCACCGCGACACCAACGACACCGCCTGCCCGGGCGACCGCCTCTACGCCAAGCTCCCCGAGATCCGCCGACGCACGCACCTCCACGTCAAGCGCTGGAGCTGA
- a CDS encoding alpha/beta hydrolase — protein sequence MLHPQARRAVDAAAGEQKVFDEGFDIEASRLAARAEAAAQPRVPVAEVRDVDAGGVPCRLYRPDGAAPGVVVHLHGGGFVFHDVDVHDNLARSLAVRSGRAVLSVDYRRPPEHRFPAAPDDVDTVLAWLADQAEHEGLAGPVGLHGDSAGGNLALVAALRNPGRVQALALVYPFLDPTAGFDSYRTAADGFDPREAAWYWQQYAASPDDLRHPDLAPLLSERLHTLPPTLVTTAEHDPLRDEGELLAVRLAEAGVTVTATRYLGQVHGFYRHPDQFDAATPMLTAVAGFLADHLG from the coding sequence ATGCTGCACCCCCAGGCCCGCCGGGCGGTCGACGCCGCCGCAGGCGAGCAGAAGGTCTTCGACGAGGGCTTCGACATCGAGGCGTCGCGTCTGGCCGCCCGGGCGGAGGCCGCCGCGCAGCCCCGCGTCCCCGTGGCCGAGGTCCGCGACGTCGACGCCGGGGGAGTGCCCTGCCGTCTCTACCGCCCCGACGGCGCGGCACCGGGTGTCGTCGTGCACCTGCACGGGGGCGGCTTCGTCTTCCACGACGTGGACGTCCACGACAACCTCGCGCGCTCGCTCGCGGTGCGCTCGGGCCGGGCCGTCCTCAGCGTCGACTACCGCCGACCGCCCGAGCACCGCTTCCCGGCCGCGCCCGACGACGTCGACACCGTCCTGGCCTGGCTGGCCGACCAGGCCGAGCACGAGGGACTGGCCGGTCCGGTCGGCCTGCACGGCGACTCCGCCGGCGGCAACCTCGCCCTCGTCGCAGCGCTGCGCAACCCGGGCCGGGTGCAGGCGCTCGCGCTGGTCTACCCCTTCCTCGACCCCACCGCCGGCTTCGACTCCTACCGCACCGCCGCCGACGGCTTCGACCCCCGCGAGGCCGCCTGGTACTGGCAGCAGTACGCCGCCTCGCCCGACGACCTGCGCCACCCCGACCTCGCCCCGCTGCTCAGCGAGCGGCTGCACACGCTGCCGCCCACCCTGGTCACGACGGCCGAGCACGACCCGCTGCGCGACGAGGGGGAGTTGCTGGCGGTGCGGCTGGCCGAGGCCGGTGTCACCGTGACCGCCACCCGGTACCTCGGGCAGGTGCACGGCTTCTACCGCCACCCCGACCAGTTCGACGCGGCGACGCCGATGCTCACCGCGGTCGCCGGGTTCCTGGCCGACCACCTGGGCTGA
- a CDS encoding GOLPH3/VPS74 family protein, with product MDLLLAEDLMLLLLDDETGAVRQTHLRPLLGGAVLADLALGGAVDVEEKRGFWHTARVHPVAGRRPADPVLAAAYDEVAAKPRSAQDLVNRIGKPLKDDLTERLVERGLVRREEHRVLGLFPTTRWPAEDAAHEQEVRRRLGDLLVRGLTPDPRTVALVALLSAVDLTHKVVDREGLPGAEVRKRGKKLVEQMDDGEWAAKAVRDAVAAITAAAATAAVAGGAAAASG from the coding sequence ATGGACCTGCTGCTCGCCGAGGACCTCATGCTCCTGCTCCTCGACGACGAGACGGGAGCGGTGCGACAGACCCACCTGCGCCCGCTGCTGGGCGGCGCGGTGCTCGCCGACCTCGCCCTGGGCGGCGCCGTGGACGTCGAGGAGAAGCGGGGCTTCTGGCACACCGCGCGGGTCCACCCCGTGGCCGGCCGGCGGCCCGCGGACCCGGTCCTGGCTGCGGCGTACGACGAGGTGGCGGCCAAGCCGCGCTCGGCCCAGGACCTCGTCAACCGCATCGGCAAGCCCCTGAAGGACGACCTCACCGAGCGGTTGGTCGAGCGCGGGCTCGTGCGTCGCGAGGAGCACCGGGTGCTCGGCCTCTTCCCGACCACGCGCTGGCCCGCCGAGGACGCCGCCCACGAGCAGGAGGTACGCCGGCGTCTCGGCGACCTCCTGGTGCGCGGCCTCACCCCGGACCCTCGGACGGTGGCCCTGGTGGCACTGCTCTCGGCGGTCGACCTGACGCACAAGGTCGTGGACCGCGAGGGGCTGCCCGGTGCGGAGGTGCGCAAGCGCGGGAAGAAGCTGGTCGAGCAGATGGACGACGGCGAGTGGGCCGCGAAGGCGGTGCGCGACGCGGTCGCCGCGATCACGGCGGCCGCTGCGACCGCTGCGGTGGCCGGCGGCGCGGCCGCCGCCAGCGGCTGA
- the metG gene encoding methionine--tRNA ligase, which yields MSRVLSAVAWPYANGPRHIGHVAGFGVPSDVFSRYMRMAGHDVLMVSGTDEHGTPILVTADKEGKTARELADDSNRVIVEDLQGLGLSYDLFTRTTTGNHYRVVQEMFSTCLRNGYMVEQTSLSAISPSTGRTLPDRYIEGTCPICKYADARGDQCDNCGNQLDPTDLLEPRSKINGETPQFVETQHWFLDLPAVADALGEWLDGREASGTWRPNVIKFSQNILEEIRPRAMTRDIDWGIPVPGWEDQPNKRLYVWFDAVIGYLSASIEWARRLGEPEKWREWWNDTDAEAFYFMGKDNIVFHSQIWPAELLAHNGAGARGGEPGSYGVLNLPTEVVSSEFLTFGDAQFSTSRGHVIYVRDMLERYGPDPLRYFICAAGPETSDAAFTWADFVTRNNSELVAGWGNLVNRTATMVAKNFGEVPAAGPLEDVDETVLATVRGGFESVGSLIERHRLRAAIAEAMRVVGEVNKYLTVTEPYKMKDDSQRERLGTVLHVALQCVSDCNTLLAPFLPHAANKVHAVLGGEGDLFPMPVIEQVEELEPDSGAGLTSYPVITGDYSATPRWESRPVVVGTPIAKPTPVFTKLDPSVVEEELARLG from the coding sequence ATGAGCAGAGTCCTGTCCGCCGTCGCCTGGCCGTACGCCAACGGCCCGCGCCACATCGGCCACGTGGCCGGTTTCGGCGTGCCCTCCGACGTCTTCAGCCGGTACATGCGGATGGCGGGCCACGACGTGCTCATGGTCTCCGGCACCGACGAGCACGGCACCCCGATCCTCGTCACGGCCGACAAGGAGGGGAAGACCGCGCGCGAGCTGGCCGACGACAGCAACCGCGTCATCGTCGAGGACCTCCAGGGCCTGGGGCTCTCCTACGACCTGTTCACCCGCACCACCACCGGCAACCACTACCGCGTGGTGCAGGAGATGTTCTCGACCTGCCTGCGCAACGGCTACATGGTCGAGCAGACCTCGCTGTCGGCGATCAGCCCGTCCACGGGCCGCACCCTGCCCGACCGCTACATCGAGGGCACCTGCCCGATCTGCAAGTACGCCGACGCGCGCGGCGACCAGTGCGACAACTGCGGCAACCAGCTTGACCCCACCGACCTGCTCGAGCCGCGCTCGAAGATCAACGGGGAGACCCCACAGTTCGTCGAGACCCAGCACTGGTTCCTCGACCTGCCCGCCGTCGCCGACGCGCTGGGGGAGTGGCTCGACGGCCGCGAGGCCTCGGGCACCTGGCGGCCCAACGTCATCAAGTTCTCCCAGAACATCCTCGAGGAGATCCGTCCGCGCGCCATGACGCGCGACATCGACTGGGGCATCCCGGTCCCGGGCTGGGAGGACCAGCCCAACAAGCGCCTCTACGTCTGGTTCGACGCGGTCATCGGCTACCTCTCGGCCTCGATCGAGTGGGCCCGTCGTCTCGGTGAGCCGGAGAAGTGGCGCGAGTGGTGGAACGACACCGACGCCGAGGCGTTCTACTTCATGGGCAAGGACAACATCGTCTTCCACTCCCAGATCTGGCCCGCCGAGCTGCTCGCCCACAACGGTGCCGGTGCGCGCGGCGGCGAGCCCGGCTCGTACGGCGTGCTCAACCTGCCCACCGAGGTCGTCTCCAGCGAGTTCCTCACCTTCGGCGACGCCCAGTTCTCCACCAGCCGCGGCCACGTGATCTACGTCCGCGACATGCTCGAGCGCTACGGCCCCGACCCGCTGCGCTACTTCATCTGCGCCGCCGGCCCGGAGACCTCCGACGCCGCCTTCACCTGGGCCGACTTCGTCACCCGCAACAACTCCGAGCTCGTCGCCGGCTGGGGCAACCTGGTCAACCGCACCGCCACGATGGTCGCCAAGAACTTCGGCGAGGTCCCCGCGGCCGGCCCGCTGGAGGACGTCGACGAGACGGTCCTGGCCACCGTCCGCGGCGGCTTCGAGTCCGTCGGCTCGCTCATCGAGCGGCACCGCCTGCGCGCCGCGATCGCCGAGGCGATGCGGGTGGTCGGCGAGGTGAACAAGTACCTCACGGTCACCGAGCCCTACAAGATGAAGGACGACTCCCAGCGCGAGCGGCTGGGCACGGTCCTGCACGTGGCGCTGCAGTGCGTCAGCGACTGCAACACCCTGCTCGCGCCGTTCCTGCCGCACGCCGCCAACAAGGTGCACGCCGTGCTCGGCGGCGAGGGCGACCTGTTCCCGATGCCGGTCATCGAGCAGGTCGAGGAGCTCGAGCCCGACAGCGGCGCCGGCCTGACGTCGTACCCCGTCATCACCGGCGACTACTCCGCGACACCGCGCTGGGAGTCGCGCCCCGTCGTCGTCGGCACCCCGATCGCCAAGCCGACGCCGGTGTTCACCAAGCTCGACCCGTCGGTCGTCGAGGAGGAGCTCGCCCGCCTGGGGTGA
- a CDS encoding CHAP domain-containing protein, whose amino-acid sequence MTRIRGLIGVSLTTLLLLVGLSFAPSATAGQVALCDGYSGCADKGYGNRGYRANNDRMWWRMYTGHNCTNYVAYRMVQSGMSPERPWDGGGNASNWGHAMSRITDDTPMVGSVAWWDSHQGYAGSNGHVAYVEEVVSNREIIVSEDFWGGDFHWRRITKGDRYWPTGFIHFNDREVEATEQPTITGDAAVGETLRASAGSWTPSADEKLQWYAAGKPIPGATEPTFTPTPAQRKTRLSVVVTARSKGYVDGIASTPRSRKVQPGTLVAAAAPALEGTVRVAETLTTSRGAFEPAADSTTVQWLADGEPIEGATGNRLKLTPGLMDARITSRVTAVREGYHDLVVTSPATERVAPGRIVLDEPWRLGGNPARGERLEVEPGTVVTPEDAEVTYTWLRDGKPVDGRDGLRYRLGTADVGRLVAVEVEVSRRGYATQTQVLEAEHRTTTTSRTTAEARVKMVDKGTRRKPDVRRHVVLDLLVEARGVDGPAGPVVVKVDGREVETRVEGGAGKVKLRNVEPGKHRIRVVYLGTEVIGRSRDVVTVRVPRDVPAEDGSDTGKD is encoded by the coding sequence GTGACCAGGATCCGTGGCCTGATCGGCGTGTCGCTCACGACTCTTCTCCTCCTCGTGGGCCTATCATTCGCGCCCTCGGCCACGGCGGGGCAGGTCGCCCTGTGCGACGGGTACTCCGGGTGCGCCGACAAGGGCTACGGCAACCGTGGCTACCGCGCGAACAACGACCGCATGTGGTGGCGGATGTACACCGGTCACAACTGCACCAACTACGTGGCCTACCGGATGGTGCAGAGCGGGATGTCCCCCGAGCGTCCCTGGGACGGCGGCGGCAACGCCTCCAACTGGGGCCACGCGATGTCGCGGATCACCGACGACACCCCGATGGTCGGCTCCGTGGCCTGGTGGGACAGCCACCAGGGCTACGCCGGCTCCAACGGCCACGTCGCCTACGTCGAGGAGGTGGTCTCCAACCGCGAGATCATCGTCTCGGAGGACTTCTGGGGTGGCGACTTCCACTGGCGCCGCATCACCAAGGGCGACCGCTACTGGCCCACCGGGTTCATCCACTTCAACGACCGCGAGGTCGAGGCGACCGAGCAGCCCACGATCACCGGCGACGCCGCGGTCGGGGAGACGCTGCGCGCGAGCGCGGGCAGCTGGACGCCCTCGGCCGACGAGAAGCTGCAGTGGTACGCCGCCGGCAAGCCGATCCCCGGAGCGACCGAGCCCACGTTCACCCCGACGCCGGCGCAGCGCAAGACCCGCCTGAGCGTCGTCGTCACCGCCCGCAGCAAGGGCTACGTCGACGGCATCGCCTCCACCCCGCGCAGCCGCAAGGTGCAGCCGGGGACCCTCGTCGCGGCGGCCGCGCCGGCCCTCGAGGGCACGGTGCGCGTCGCCGAGACGCTCACGACGAGCCGCGGGGCCTTCGAGCCGGCCGCGGACTCGACGACCGTGCAGTGGCTCGCCGACGGCGAGCCGATCGAGGGCGCGACCGGCAACCGTCTCAAGCTCACACCCGGGCTGATGGACGCCAGGATCACCTCGCGGGTCACGGCCGTGCGCGAGGGCTACCACGACCTCGTGGTGACCTCCCCGGCCACCGAGCGCGTCGCCCCGGGCCGGATCGTGCTCGACGAGCCGTGGAGGCTCGGCGGCAACCCGGCCCGCGGCGAGCGGCTGGAGGTCGAGCCGGGGACCGTGGTCACGCCCGAGGACGCCGAGGTCACCTACACCTGGCTGCGCGACGGCAAGCCGGTCGACGGCCGCGACGGTCTGCGCTACCGCCTGGGCACCGCTGACGTCGGTCGCCTCGTGGCGGTGGAGGTCGAGGTCAGTCGCCGCGGCTACGCCACGCAGACGCAGGTGCTCGAGGCGGAGCACCGCACGACGACCACCTCGCGCACCACCGCCGAGGCCCGGGTCAAGATGGTCGACAAGGGCACCCGCCGCAAGCCCGACGTACGCCGTCACGTGGTGCTCGACCTGCTGGTCGAGGCCCGCGGCGTCGACGGTCCGGCCGGGCCCGTGGTGGTCAAGGTCGACGGGCGCGAGGTCGAGACCAGGGTCGAGGGCGGCGCCGGGAAGGTGAAGCTGCGCAACGTCGAGCCCGGCAAGCACCGGATCCGGGTGGTCTACCTCGGCACCGAGGTCATCGGGCGCTCCCGCGACGTGGTCACCGTCCGGGTGCCCCGCGACGTCCCCGCCGAGGACGGGTCGGACACCGGCAAGGACTAG
- a CDS encoding DsbA family protein, whose protein sequence is MDKADFWFDPLCPFAWITSRWILEVAEVRDVEVSWHQMSLAYLNEDKDIPDDYRAMLADAWGPVRVVRAAIEEGGDDVVLPLYTAIGTRAHTDGRGATREVVAEALAEVDLPASLLDAWDDSSYDDAIKKSHHAGMDQVGDEVGTPTIAVNGTAFFGPVLTSIPRGEEAGKLWDGAVLLAGYPHFFELKRSRTAELDFS, encoded by the coding sequence ATGGACAAGGCTGACTTCTGGTTCGACCCGCTGTGCCCCTTCGCCTGGATCACCTCGCGGTGGATCCTGGAGGTCGCAGAGGTCCGTGACGTCGAGGTGTCGTGGCACCAGATGTCGCTGGCCTACCTCAACGAGGACAAGGACATCCCCGACGACTACCGCGCGATGCTGGCCGACGCGTGGGGCCCGGTGCGCGTCGTGCGCGCGGCCATCGAGGAGGGCGGCGACGACGTGGTCCTGCCCCTCTACACCGCCATCGGGACCCGTGCCCACACCGACGGTCGTGGGGCGACCAGGGAGGTCGTGGCCGAGGCGCTGGCGGAGGTGGACCTGCCCGCCTCGCTGCTCGACGCGTGGGACGACTCGTCCTACGACGACGCGATCAAGAAGTCCCACCACGCCGGCATGGACCAGGTCGGCGACGAGGTCGGCACCCCCACCATCGCCGTCAACGGCACCGCCTTCTTCGGGCCCGTGCTGACCTCGATCCCGCGCGGCGAGGAGGCCGGGAAGCTGTGGGACGGTGCCGTCCTGCTCGCCGGCTACCCGCACTTCTTCGAGCTCAAGCGCTCACGCACCGCCGAGCTCGACTTCAGCTGA
- a CDS encoding DUF2254 domain-containing protein has product MQPTVVPLPVSAVSSLGGWRASRPVRRLAAVLRPFWVVPATWCLMALGLGLALPYVELTWLVDRVPLLFPGGVDGARSVLSTIAGAMISVTGLVFSITMVVLQLAASQYSPRVLRTFLEDRLTQHTLGAFAASFVYALTVLRSVDGTVERAAEGQDVPQLGVSLAYVLVLVAVAMFLAFIHRITTSVGVASILQRTARDCRALLDEGQHSGWPVERPALPDLPGPHVLVAPRSGYLDRIDVIPLVRAARAQEARVEVLVPLGDFVVEGSPLLAVHGRPAQDPESLLCRVSLVADRSMEQDVGYGVRRLVDVAERALSPGVNDPTTAVQVLDQLHDLLRRMLTAPGTWPVRLDEEGVPRLVLRSPATDEAVREALSDIAHWGAEHRRVRERVERVLAELRVSALPEHRAALDL; this is encoded by the coding sequence ATGCAGCCCACCGTCGTACCCCTCCCGGTCTCGGCCGTCTCCAGTCTCGGTGGCTGGCGCGCCTCACGCCCCGTCCGGCGGCTCGCGGCGGTCCTGCGGCCGTTCTGGGTGGTGCCGGCGACGTGGTGCCTGATGGCGCTGGGGCTGGGCCTGGCGCTCCCCTACGTCGAGCTCACGTGGCTCGTCGACCGGGTGCCGCTGCTGTTCCCAGGAGGTGTCGACGGGGCGCGCAGCGTGCTGTCCACCATCGCCGGCGCGATGATCTCGGTGACCGGCCTGGTCTTCTCGATCACGATGGTGGTGCTGCAGCTGGCCGCCAGCCAGTACTCCCCACGCGTCCTGCGGACCTTCCTGGAGGACCGCCTGACCCAGCACACGCTCGGGGCCTTCGCGGCCTCGTTCGTCTACGCCCTCACCGTGCTGCGCTCGGTCGACGGGACGGTCGAGCGAGCCGCCGAGGGGCAGGACGTCCCGCAGCTGGGCGTCAGCCTGGCCTACGTGCTGGTGCTGGTGGCCGTGGCGATGTTCCTGGCCTTCATCCACCGCATCACCACGTCCGTGGGCGTCGCCAGCATCCTCCAGCGCACCGCCCGGGACTGCCGGGCGCTGCTCGACGAGGGGCAGCACTCGGGCTGGCCCGTCGAGCGGCCGGCGCTGCCCGACCTGCCCGGCCCGCACGTGCTCGTCGCCCCCCGCAGCGGCTACCTCGACCGGATCGACGTCATCCCGCTCGTCCGCGCTGCGCGGGCGCAGGAGGCGCGGGTGGAGGTGCTGGTGCCGCTCGGGGACTTCGTGGTGGAGGGCAGCCCCCTGCTGGCCGTCCACGGCCGACCGGCGCAGGACCCTGAGTCGCTGCTGTGCCGGGTGTCGCTGGTCGCGGACCGCAGCATGGAGCAGGACGTCGGCTACGGCGTACGACGCCTGGTCGACGTGGCCGAGCGCGCGCTCTCGCCCGGGGTCAACGACCCCACCACCGCCGTGCAGGTCCTCGACCAGCTGCACGACCTGCTGCGGCGGATGCTGACCGCGCCGGGCACCTGGCCGGTGCGGCTGGACGAGGAGGGCGTGCCGCGGCTGGTGCTGCGCTCACCCGCCACCGACGAGGCGGTCCGCGAGGCCCTCTCCGACATCGCCCACTGGGGCGCCGAGCACCGCAGGGTCCGCGAGCGGGTGGAGCGGGTGCTCGCCGAGCTCCGGGTCTCAGCGCTGCCCGAGCACCGGGCCGCCCTCGACCTCTGA
- a CDS encoding PP2C family protein-serine/threonine phosphatase: MSRYHAPGRFREHRTVMLLGLLAALVVAGVAAAPDLTPFSSLMIPLLLGSIVLNPRQLPWFVVWVLGMLTMALTFQETITVRTAGAAAVQFVMCVIVLATAFRRSRLGVAGFTGESMFVDLRDRLLRQGRMPQLPEGWHVESELRSASGTRFAGDFVVATYLEDDVRLELVVVDVSGKGDEAGTRALQLSGAFGGLLGSVGPEMFLASANDYLLRQDWAEGFATAVHLSLLLDTGDYEIRSAGHPPAALRAAGSGRWAVLQSAGAVLGLLPAAEFITARGRLEHGDALLLYTDGMVEEPRRDLEMGLDRLLGEAEKLLRGGVVGSAARLVEQLGSRDDDRAVVVVHRR, from the coding sequence ATGAGCCGCTACCACGCACCGGGGCGGTTCCGAGAGCACCGCACCGTGATGCTGCTCGGACTGCTCGCGGCCCTGGTCGTGGCGGGCGTCGCGGCGGCACCCGACCTCACGCCGTTCTCCTCGCTGATGATCCCGCTGCTGCTGGGCAGCATCGTGCTCAACCCCCGCCAGCTCCCGTGGTTCGTCGTCTGGGTCCTCGGGATGCTCACCATGGCCCTGACCTTCCAGGAGACGATCACCGTGCGCACCGCCGGAGCGGCCGCGGTGCAGTTCGTGATGTGCGTGATCGTGCTCGCGACCGCGTTCCGGCGCTCCCGGCTGGGTGTGGCGGGCTTCACCGGCGAGTCGATGTTCGTCGACCTGCGCGACCGGCTGCTGCGCCAGGGCCGGATGCCGCAGCTGCCCGAGGGCTGGCACGTGGAGTCCGAGCTGCGCTCGGCCTCGGGCACGCGCTTCGCCGGCGACTTCGTGGTCGCGACCTACCTCGAGGACGACGTGCGTCTCGAGCTGGTCGTCGTCGACGTCTCGGGCAAGGGCGACGAGGCCGGCACCCGGGCCCTGCAGCTCTCGGGCGCCTTCGGCGGGCTGCTGGGGTCGGTGGGTCCCGAGATGTTCCTGGCCTCGGCCAACGACTACCTGCTGCGCCAGGACTGGGCGGAGGGCTTCGCCACCGCGGTGCACCTCTCGTTGCTGCTCGACACGGGGGACTACGAGATCCGCTCCGCGGGTCATCCGCCCGCCGCGCTGCGGGCCGCCGGCTCGGGTCGCTGGGCGGTCCTGCAGTCCGCCGGGGCCGTCCTCGGGCTGCTGCCGGCCGCCGAGTTCATCACCGCCCGCGGACGCCTGGAGCACGGCGACGCCCTGCTGCTCTACACCGACGGGATGGTCGAGGAACCGCGTCGCGACCTGGAGATGGGCCTGGACCGGCTGCTCGGCGAGGCCGAGAAGCTGCTGCGCGGCGGCGTGGTCGGCTCGGCCGCCCGGCTCGTGGAGCAGCTCGGCTCGCGTGATGACGACCGCGCGGTCGTGGTGGTCCACCGCCGCTGA
- a CDS encoding ribose-5-phosphate isomerase — protein MRVHLGSDHAGLDLKNHLVAWLSEHGYEPVDHGPFVYDALDDYPVFCLRAAEGVAKARAAGGDDLGVVIGGSGNGEQMAANKVEGIRCALVWSEDTAKLAREHNDAQMVSVGGRMHSLEDMTRFVELFLAEPFSGDERHVRRIGQLDHYDRTRELPPLPESAIGLGPDA, from the coding sequence ATGCGCGTCCACCTGGGTTCCGACCACGCCGGCCTCGACCTGAAGAACCACCTCGTCGCCTGGCTCTCCGAGCACGGCTACGAGCCGGTCGACCACGGACCCTTCGTCTACGACGCGCTCGACGACTACCCCGTCTTCTGCCTGCGCGCCGCCGAGGGCGTGGCGAAGGCCCGCGCGGCCGGCGGCGACGACCTCGGTGTCGTGATCGGCGGCTCCGGCAACGGTGAGCAGATGGCCGCCAACAAGGTCGAGGGCATCCGCTGCGCCCTGGTGTGGAGCGAGGACACCGCGAAGCTGGCCCGCGAGCACAACGACGCCCAGATGGTCTCCGTCGGCGGTCGCATGCACTCCCTGGAGGACATGACCCGTTTCGTGGAGCTGTTCCTCGCCGAGCCGTTCAGCGGCGACGAGCGGCACGTGCGCCGCATCGGCCAGCTCGACCACTACGACCGCACCCGCGAGCTGCCCCCGCTGCCGGAGTCCGCGATCGGGCTCGGTCCGGACGCCTGA